One window of Populus nigra chromosome 5, ddPopNigr1.1, whole genome shotgun sequence genomic DNA carries:
- the LOC133693432 gene encoding cytochrome P450 78A7-like: MELDLVTKDTSWWVYTLPAFLGSEILIDGYVLFSLVLAFVTLAILTWAFAVGGVAWKNGRNRKGHRLIPGPRGLPVFGSLLTLCRGLAHRTLASMACSRDNTQLMAFSLGSTPVVVASDPHTAREILTSIHFADRPIKLSAKSLMFSRAIGFAPSGTYWRLLRRIASGHLFSPRRIAAHESLRQLECSTMLRDITNEQELNGFVCLRKHLQFASLNNIMGSVFGKRYDMEHDSQDLEELRGMVREGFELLGAFNWCDYLPWLSYLYDPFRINERCLKLVPRVRKLVKGIIEEHKISESRKVGDSCDFVDVLLSLDGEEKLQDDDMVAVLWEMIFRGTDTTALLTEWVIAELVLHPEIQEKLHSELDMAVKDGSLAVLTDADVEKLPYLQAVVKETLRVHPPGPLLSWARLSTSDVQLNNGMVIPANTTAMVNMWAITHDPNVWEDPLEFKPERFIEADVDVRGNDLRLAPFGAGRRVCPGKKLGLVTVTLWVAKLVHCFKWNQDVDHPVDLSEVLKLSCEMKYPLHAVAVERK; encoded by the exons ATGGAACTCGATTTGGTGACTAAAGACACGAGTTGGTGGGTGTACACCCTTCCAGCATTTCTAGGTTCCGAAATTCTAATAGATGGATATGTTTTGTTCTCTCTTGTGTTGGCCTTTGTGACACTAGCTATTCTTACATGGGCTTTCGCTGTTGGTGGTGTTGCATGGAAAAATGGAAGAAACCGAAAAGGTCACCGCCTCATTCCTGGACCTCGAGGCTTACCCGTCTTCGGTAGCCTTCTCACCTTGTGCCGTGGCCTAGCTCACCGCACTCTAGCTTCCATGGCTTGTAGCCGAGACAACACTCAGCTCATGGCTTTTAGCCTCGGCTCCACCCCTGTTGTTGTGGCTTCTGACCCTCATACTGCCCGAGAGATCTTGACCTCCATCCACTTTGCTGACCGGCCCATTAAACTGTCGGCTAAGAGTCTCATGTTTAGCCGGGCCATAGGCTTTGCGCCGAGTGGCACTTACTGGCGGCTTCTAAGGAGAATAGCTTCCGGACACTTGTTTTCCCCGCGGCGTATTGCAGCCCATGAATCCCTCCGACAGCTAGAATGCTCAACCATGTTGCGTGACATAACCAACGAACAAGAACTAAACGGTTTTGTTTGTCTAAGAAAACACCTACAGTTTGCCTCCTTGAATAACATCATGGGAAGTGTTTTTGGAAAGAGGTACGACATGGAGCACGATAGTCAAGACCTTGAGGAGCTTAGAGGCATGGTTCGAGAAGGGTTTGAGCTGTTGGGTGCATTCAATTGGTGTGACTATCTGCCATGGCTCAGCTATTTGTATGACCCATTTCGTATAAATGAACGTTGCTTGAAACTCGTTCCTAGAGTTAGGAAACTCGTCAAGGGCATCATTGAAGAGCACAAAATCAGCGAGTCAAGAAAAGTTGGCGACAGTTGTGATTTTGTTGATGTTTTACTGTCTTTGGATGGTGAAGAGAAGCTCCAAGACGATGACATGGTCGCGGTCTTATGG GAAATGATTTTTAGAGGGACAGATACAACTGCTCTGTTAACGGAGTGGGTTATCGCAGAGTTGGTCTTGCACCCAGAAATTCAAGAAAAGCTTCATAGTGAGCTAGACATGGCCGTGAAAGACGGAAGCTTGGCTGTCTTGACAGATGCTGACGTAGAAAAATTGCCTTATTTGCAGGCAGTGGTGAAGGAGACTCTACGGGTCCACCCACCGGGTCCGCTATTGTCCTGGGCCAGGCTGTCCACGTCAGACGTCCAGCTCAACAATGGAATGGTCATCCCTGCCAACACTACTGCCATGGTCAACATGTGGGCCATCACTCATGACCCTAACGTGTGGGAAGACCCGTTGGAGTTCAAGCCAGAGAGATTCATAGAAGCTGACGTGGATGTGAGGGGTAATGATCTGAGGCTTGCACCCTTTGGGGCGGGACGGAGGGTGTGCCCTGGCAAGAAGTTAGGGTTAGTGACTGTGACACTTTGGGTGGCCAAGTTAGTGCACTGTTTCAAGTGGAATCAAGATGTGGATCACCCAGTTGACCTAAGTGAAGTCCTGAAGCTGTCTTGTGAGATGAAGTACCCCCTCCACGCCGTGGCTGTGGAAAGGAAATAA